From Streptomyces sp. NBC_01460, a single genomic window includes:
- a CDS encoding helix-turn-helix transcriptional regulator, whose product MATTSARLLSLLSLLQARRDWPGRLLAERLEVSARTVRRDVDRLRELGYPVVATKGPDGGYRLDAGTELPPLLFDDDQAVALAVALRTAAATGAGIEEAAERALSTVRQVMPARLRHRVDSLHVTAVGRAGAQPDPQADPRVLVALGTAVHAREVLRFDYPPASPDSGDAPAERSPRRVQPHHLVTWGGRWYLVAWDLEREDWRTFRADRITPRTPTGPRFTPRDVPGGNVAAFVAGRFRGSDGDGDWPCLGEVILDLPAAAVSGHAGDGFVEALGPDRCRLVLGAWSWPGLAATIGRFDAGVQVVGPPELRDAFAHLARRFADAAER is encoded by the coding sequence ATGGCGACGACCTCGGCGCGACTGCTCTCGCTGCTCTCCCTCCTCCAGGCGCGCAGGGACTGGCCCGGACGACTGCTGGCGGAGCGGCTGGAGGTCAGTGCCCGTACCGTGCGCCGTGACGTCGACCGCCTGCGCGAGCTCGGCTACCCCGTGGTGGCCACCAAAGGGCCGGACGGGGGATACCGGCTCGACGCCGGCACGGAACTGCCGCCGCTGCTGTTCGACGACGACCAGGCCGTCGCCCTGGCCGTCGCGCTCCGGACCGCCGCCGCCACCGGTGCCGGTATCGAGGAAGCGGCGGAACGCGCCCTGAGCACCGTCCGGCAGGTCATGCCCGCACGGCTGCGCCATCGCGTGGACTCCCTCCACGTCACCGCGGTCGGACGGGCGGGTGCGCAGCCGGATCCCCAGGCCGACCCCCGCGTCCTCGTGGCGCTCGGCACGGCCGTACACGCCCGCGAGGTGCTGCGCTTCGACTACCCTCCGGCGTCCCCGGACTCCGGCGACGCGCCGGCCGAGAGATCGCCGCGCCGGGTCCAGCCGCACCACCTCGTCACCTGGGGAGGGCGCTGGTATCTCGTCGCCTGGGACCTGGAGCGGGAGGACTGGCGCACCTTCCGCGCGGACCGGATCACCCCGCGCACCCCGACGGGGCCACGCTTCACCCCGCGTGACGTGCCCGGCGGGAACGTCGCGGCCTTCGTGGCCGGCAGGTTCCGGGGCTCCGACGGCGACGGCGACTGGCCCTGTCTCGGCGAGGTGATCCTCGATCTGCCGGCCGCCGCCGTGTCCGGACACGCCGGCGACGGGTTCGTCGAAGCCCTCGGCCCCGACCGCTGCCGGCTCGTCCTGGGTGCATGGTCCTGGCCCGGACTGGCCGCCACCATCGGCAGGTTCGACGCCGGCGTCCAGGTCGTCGGGCCGCCCGAGCTGAGGGACGCCTTCGCGCACCTGGCCCGTCGCTTCGCCGACGCCGCCGAGCGGTGA